Part of the Triticum aestivum cultivar Chinese Spring chromosome 4D, IWGSC CS RefSeq v2.1, whole genome shotgun sequence genome is shown below.
CTGGTCTCCACTTGAGGCtcctagggtcccttctggtccagaaaaaatcatcgtaaagttttatcatgttttgacttcgtttggtattgattttatgaaaaaacaaaaatatgcagaaaaccggaactagcactaggcactgagttaataggttagtttccaaaaatgatataaaattgcatataaagcatcTAAAATTGATAATGTAAtagatgaaacaataaaaaaattacagatatgttggagacgtatcagcggctaGTAATTGTATCCGATCAGTGCATCGATGGTGATCAGCTCTTTTTTTGGGTTCCTTATTCCAATACACAAATAAAAGCATTTTCAATCACAATAGACTAATGTGAGCAGTCCACGTCCGACGACAGGAGCTGGCGCTTTCATTTGTCCGATGGGTCAACCACATCCCTCATATCGAAAACCTTAAAATCATACAAAGTCATGCACATAGATCATTCGAGCAATATAGCACACAAACAGTTGGACATGGTTAAACTGAGCTCGGATGAACAGTAAAATTAGAAAAAATCTAAACAAATCTAAATGTTTAGATCTGTCGGTTCTTGTGGCTCTAGGTGCATCATCGCGGCCTCGCCGCACGCGGTCATCACCGCTTGGCGGGGCAACTCCTGGCGGCTCGTCCCTGTGGAGCTGGCCTCCAAAACGAAGTTCAACGCCGCCATTGTTTATGGGTGGCCAAACCGGCCAAGAGGCACGACCTGCCCGCCGTGCTAGCTAGAGGGCGCCAGACGACGCGGCAGCCCTTGAGGTGGAGCCGATGGAGTCGCACGTCGGCTTGGACCTCAAAGAGGAAACACCTTCGTGCCCGCATCAGCGGGAAGCGGCAAAGGAGGGTGATGCGCATGGCTGGCAAGGGAGCCAAGTCGGGCTGTCTGTGCCATGGCGGGACAGCCACCCAAAGAGGAGAAGGTGGAGGACCGCGAGGGATTGGACAACTCCGACAGTGGGCAGATTGCCTTGATCCGTTTTGCATCTCAGACCTCTACTTCCGCAACCAAGGCGGCAAGGGTAAAAGGTAGTcgtggatgaacttttttcattggCGTAGCTAGTCGAACATGTCAAAATTTTGGTAGTCCCATGACATGTATGTTcaactatgtactccctccgtttctttttagtccgcatataaggtttggtcaaagtcaagctttgtagagtttgactgactttatattaaaaaatatagacattcacaatatgaaatcaatattatcatatGCACCATAAtacgtattttcatactatatagttttaataatgtagatgttcatatttttttatataaatttgattaaactttgtgtagtttgactttgacgaactcttatatgtggagtaaaaagaaacggagggagtacgtacgtGAAATTAGTATAGATTTGAGGATTTGGTTTGAGGGAGCCGGTTGTGGAGACTGGAGACGGACTTTTGATATGTGCTCGGTCACCGAGGGCCAGGGATTGCGTAGATGCTCTTACCTCTCACGACATGTCTGGTCAGCTTTTCACATTCAGGGAGGATCGCTGGAGTACACTTACATCGGTAAGTGTTTCTCAAGTAAGATCAACTTtacacccctcaaaaaaaaagtaaGATCAACTTTACTAAATCAGCACTAGTGTACAGTACAACATGCGACTCCAGCTCCATCTATCTACGCAGCAGCCCTTTCATGATCCTGACCAGCGTTTAGTGACCCAACAAAAGAGGAGGAGGAACAACCGAACAAGAGAACAAACGGTAGTGGTTTCGGCTGCACGCAGTGTACGTATCGTGTTCCTTTTTTACAGCGTGTCCTCGGAGTGCAAAGAGAAGTCCGGCTCGTCCGGCTTGGCCAGCTTGGGGAACTTCATGGTGGACACGTCGTCGATCCGCTGCGACATGCTCTTCTGGTGCGCGCCCTTCTTGGTGTTCTTGGCGAACTTGGATGCCAGGAACGTGGCGCCCAGGTgcgtgccgccgccgtcgccgccctccgcgGACGACGACGCCGCACCAGCGCCGCCCTTGTACTCGCCGAGCAGCGGCGTGCTGGCGTcggcgccggcgatggcgccgGCCCCGCcctgcccgtcgtcgtcgccgccgtcgccctggtcGTAGAGGAGCCCCTCCTGCTTCATGAGCTCCCTGGCGAGCTTCCTCTTCTTGTACCGCCTCCAGGCGCCCTGCACGAAGCAGGCGCCCCAGCTCCGCCACTGGTGGGAGTAGTACCGGAACGCGTGCTGCAGCCGCTTGCTGTGGAGGCGCTTGAACTGGTTGGCCACGTACTTGAGGTCCTCGGCGCGGAGCGCGAACGCCTCCACCTCCGTCACCGACCGCACCGTGCGCGTCGACTGCGGGAAGTTGAGGCTCGGGTTGGGCATCAGCGCCCACGTCAGGAGCTCCTCGCCGCAGAAGTCCCCCGGCCGGAGCGTGATGGAGCTGAAGAAGTTGGTCCGGCCGCCGTCCGTCGTCGAGCTCTCCAGCTCGCCGCGGATGATGAAGAGCATCTCGCTCACGGGGTCGCCCTCCCGCACGATGTACGCGTCCTTGGTGCTCAGCGACGACACCAGCCGCTCGCAGATGGCGTCCAGCAGCTGCTCGTCCATCTGCGAGAAGAAGGGCACCTGCAATGCAAGCAAGACCACAGTTAATGCCGACGTTCAGCGTCGGAGTCACAGTCACCGTGCCGGCGGCGGAGAGCAAATGGCATATGGCGTGGCAACGTACCCGCCGGACGAGGGCGAGGCAGAGGTGGCGCTGGATCTCGCGGCGGAGGTCGAGGGGCAGAGACTGGAGGATGGATTCCTCGTCGACGCCTCTGGTGGCCAGCCACTTGTACTGGAAGAACCTCCGGACGCGCTCCTGGAGCTCCAGGGGAAGCTGCCGGTGACGCATCCACTCCTCGATGTCGCGCCGCTTCACCCGCCACTCCTCCAGCCTCACCGTCATCGACTGCAAGTACGTCTGCGAAGCAAAAAACAAAGAGCCAAGATGGGACAACGAACAATGTATGTATGTCGATTTGGGCAATATCCACAGCTGCAGGGTAAATTTTCAAACATGGAAAATGAGCATCCATTTTCaggataataaataaataaatacctGCATGTTTCCAATGAGATGTGAGAAGAAAACAAGGCCCATGATGCAGATGAGGATGCAGAATATAGTCTCCCCTGCGTAGGTGCTGTTCTGCAAATTCTGTCCATAAGAACTTGCAGAAAACAAACACAAATTCAGTTATCCTTGCATCATCATACTCAGTTCAGACATCAAAAGAACTGCATCTTTATACACATGTATGCATACCTCAAGTTCCGGAAACCCCACCAGAGGCAGTAGAGATACTTCTCGAAGAAGGACGCATCGACGATATCGAGCTTGAGAGCATCCTCGAACAATCCGTACTCAAATCTCGCCCCGGGAAGCCCGCACTGCTTAGTGATGTTGCTAGCCGCGTGCCACTTCATCCGAACAGGGTCCTCGAGCGTTTTGCAGTCCAGATAGCTCATGTCACATATGGGCACCCTGGGGTCAGTGCCATTATCGCTTGTGCATTGGTCCACCCAGCAGGTGTACTGCCTCTCTATGGACAGCAGGTACCACAGGGCTCCCAGAACCTACATAACATATACCCACCATGTGAATCTATTGCTCTGTTCGAAATGGAACGAGGAACACAAAAGACGACGGCGTGCATGCATACATACATGACTGGCCAGCGTGTAGAGAAGCAGGTTGTAGGCAGCCCCTGCCCAGGCAGTTCTTGTGACCACTCCACTGGACTTAACGATCTTGGAGTTGAGGGATATGATGAGGAACACTCTGGGTATGTACTGGATCAGCACGATCATCGAGAGCGTGTTGTTGGTGTGGTTTGCTGAGGTGGTGCTCACAGCTGGTATGACAAACCAGATAAT
Proteins encoded:
- the LOC123099626 gene encoding protein CNGC15b isoform X1, translating into MAGFLQRHVLPPFRRPPLPFFRHGAGTAASSNQPQGRRPWTPSRILDPGDDVVLNWNRLFLVTCMVGLFVDPMYFYLLYAKTQACVKMNMGIGVAVTAVRTVADLFYLAHMILKFRTAFVAPSSRVFGRGELVRDPDQIAIRYLKNDFIIDLAAMLPIPQIIIWFVIPAVSTTSANHTNNTLSMIVLIQYIPRVFLIISLNSKIVKSSGVVTRTAWAGAAYNLLLYTLASHVLGALWYLLSIERQYTCWVDQCTSDNGTDPRVPICDMSYLDCKTLEDPVRMKWHAASNITKQCGLPGARFEYGLFEDALKLDIVDASFFEKYLYCLWWGFRNLSSYGQNLQNSTYAGETIFCILICIMGLVFFSHLIGNMQTYLQSMTVRLEEWRVKRRDIEEWMRHRQLPLELQERVRRFFQYKWLATRGVDEESILQSLPLDLRREIQRHLCLALVRRVRCHAICHLLSAAGTVTVTPTLNVGINCGLACIAGALLLADGRAAAGRHLRAAGVVAEHQGRVHRAGGRPRERDALHHPRRAGELDDGRRPDQLLQLHHAPAGGLLRRGAPDVGADAQPEPQLPAVDAHGAVGDGGGGVRAPRRGPQVRGQPVQAPPQQAAAARVPVLLPPVAELGRLLRAGRLEAVQEEEARQGAHEAGGAPLRPGRRRRRRRAGRGRRHRRRRRQHAAARRVQGRRWCGVVVRGGRRRRRHAPGRHVPGIQVRQEHQEGRAPEEHVAADRRRVHHEVPQAGQAGRAGLLFALRGHAVKKEHDTYTACSRNHYRLFSCSVVPPPLLLGH
- the LOC123099626 gene encoding cyclic nucleotide-gated ion channel 18 isoform X2, with translation MAGFLQRHVLPPFRRPPLPFFRHGAGTAASSNQPQGRRPWTPSRILDPGDDVVLNWNRLFLVTCMVGLFVDPMYFYLLYAKTQACVKMNMGIGVAVTAVRTVADLFYLAHMILKFRTAFVAPSSRVFGRGELVRDPDQIAIRYLKNDFIIDLAAMLPIPQIIIWFVIPAVSTTSANHTNNTLSMIVLIQYIPRVFLIISLNSKIVKSSGVVTRTAWAGAAYNLLLYTLASHVLGALWYLLSIERQYTCWVDQCTSDNGTDPRVPICDMSYLDCKTLEDPVRMKWHAASNITKQCGLPGARFEYGLFEDALKLDIVDASFFEKYLYCLWWGFRNLSSYGQNLQNSTYAGETIFCILICIMGLVFFSHLIGNMQTYLQSMTVRLEEWRVKRRDIEEWMRHRQLPLELQERVRRFFQYKWLATRGVDEESILQSLPLDLRREIQRHLCLALVRRVPFFSQMDEQLLDAICERLVSSLSTKDAYIVREGDPVSEMLFIIRGELESSTTDGGRTNFFSSITLRPGDFCGEELLTWALMPNPSLNFPQSTRTVRSVTEVEAFALRAEDLKYVANQFKRLHSKRLQHAFRYYSHQWRSWGACFVQGAWRRYKKRKLARELMKQEGLLYDQGDGGDDDGQGGAGAIAGADASTPLLGEYKGGAGAASSSAEGGDGGGTHLGATFLASKFAKNTKKGAHQKSMSQRIDDVSTMKFPKLAKPDEPDFSLHSEDTL